One window of Blastocatellia bacterium genomic DNA carries:
- a CDS encoding cbb3-type cytochrome c oxidase subunit I, which produces MAYKRLWIALCVVVVGSFAVLGGVGTRLLSNAPPIPERVVTTDGRILFDKETIQDGQNVWQSIGGQETGSIWGHGSYVAPDWTADYLHRELNYTLDKWAAGYGQASFAALNAEQQAVLKARLETVFRTNTYDAATGTLTIDPARAEAFDSLSKYYADVFANGRSEYAIPRDALTDQTKQRQMASFFWWTAWAASTNRPNDSVSYTNNWPHEPLINNHPTTSATVWSIISFILLLAGIGALVWYYSTREREAPPKDVPNNDPLLGFQPTPSQRATIKYFIVVTALIVVQILLGAVTAHYGVEGDGFYGIPSALEVVPLVLIGREAWDNIKLSRTKEWVANYRWPINFFVAVAFWNLVGAGLFGFLINPPVALYYMQGLNTTPVHGHTALFGVYGMLGIGLMLFVLRALKPGRAWKEWPLKWAFWTINIGLTMMVVLSLLPIGLMQTWASVEHGTWYARSAEFLQTGLLEKLRWLRGPGDALFAIGALLLGWFVINLFTGRSFDKPSEVESRDTRRQPRIKASEAYSGD; this is translated from the coding sequence ATGGCGTATAAACGTCTGTGGATAGCTTTGTGTGTGGTGGTCGTCGGCTCGTTCGCCGTGCTCGGCGGCGTCGGCACCCGATTGTTATCCAACGCGCCGCCTATCCCGGAGCGCGTCGTCACGACCGATGGTCGTATCCTGTTCGACAAAGAAACTATTCAAGACGGGCAGAACGTCTGGCAATCCATCGGCGGCCAGGAGACCGGCTCCATCTGGGGCCACGGCTCTTACGTCGCTCCCGACTGGACGGCGGATTATCTGCACCGCGAATTAAACTACACGCTCGACAAATGGGCCGCCGGCTACGGCCAGGCAAGCTTCGCGGCGCTTAATGCCGAGCAGCAGGCCGTGTTGAAAGCGCGCCTCGAAACTGTGTTTCGCACGAATACCTACGACGCCGCGACCGGCACCTTGACGATTGATCCGGCGCGCGCTGAGGCGTTCGACTCGCTCTCGAAGTATTACGCCGATGTGTTCGCCAATGGTCGCAGCGAATATGCGATCCCGCGCGACGCCTTGACCGACCAGACCAAGCAGCGGCAGATGGCGTCGTTCTTCTGGTGGACGGCGTGGGCGGCGTCAACCAACCGCCCCAATGATTCTGTCAGCTACACCAACAACTGGCCGCACGAGCCGCTGATCAATAACCACCCGACGACGAGCGCCACGGTCTGGAGCATTATCAGCTTCATCCTTTTGCTGGCAGGCATCGGCGCTCTGGTCTGGTATTACAGCACGCGTGAGCGCGAAGCCCCACCCAAGGACGTGCCGAACAACGATCCGCTGCTTGGCTTCCAGCCAACGCCGTCGCAGCGCGCGACGATCAAATACTTCATCGTCGTCACAGCGTTGATCGTCGTGCAGATTTTGCTCGGCGCCGTCACGGCGCATTACGGCGTCGAAGGCGACGGTTTCTATGGCATCCCGAGCGCGCTTGAAGTCGTCCCTCTGGTGCTGATCGGGCGCGAGGCGTGGGACAACATCAAGCTGTCGCGGACGAAAGAATGGGTAGCGAATTATCGCTGGCCGATCAACTTCTTCGTCGCCGTGGCATTCTGGAATCTGGTCGGCGCCGGCTTGTTCGGCTTCCTGATCAACCCGCCGGTGGCGCTCTATTACATGCAGGGCTTGAACACGACGCCGGTTCATGGACACACCGCGCTGTTCGGCGTCTACGGCATGCTCGGCATCGGCTTGATGCTGTTCGTGCTGCGGGCGCTGAAGCCGGGCCGGGCGTGGAAGGAGTGGCCGTTGAAGTGGGCGTTCTGGACGATCAACATCGGCCTGACGATGATGGTCGTCTTGAGCCTGCTGCCCATCGGCTTGATGCAGACCTGGGCTTCGGTCGAGCACGGCACGTGGTACGCGCGCTCGGCGGAGTTCTTGCAGACCGGCTTGCTTGAAAAGCTGCGCTGGCTGCGCGGGCCGGGCGATGCGCTGTTTGCCATCGGCGCGTTGCTGCTCGGCTGGTTCGTCATCAACCTGTTCACGGGCCGCTCGTTTGATAAGCCGAGCGAAGTCGAATCGCGCGACACCCGGCGACAGCCGCGAATCAAGGCGAGCGAAGCTTACTCAGGCGACTAA
- a CDS encoding tryptophan 7-halogenase, giving the protein MEPASFDVAIVGGGPAGAATALSLRAHAPSLSVVVIEASRYDTPRIGETLPPLAQTILEHLGVWQPFRAQPHREVYGTAAVWGTARPLDNDFIYTPANVGWHLDRAAFDQMLAGEAERCGATLILGARLRDAERVGDEWRLALSSGRRLAARFIVDATGGVAAFARRCGARFVDADRLVGISRLFDGGGDDPRVLVEAFEDGWWYTAGLPGGRRITACMTDADIARRMRLSDAERWGQKLATMPAVGALSREGKPSGPLVVHSSESRRLEPAAGGDWLAVGDAASRFDPLSSQGILKALRSGIFASYAIGDWLTRGDEAGVRRYRRFVLAEFNSYTETRAKYYREEQRWPASEFWRRRHALDDHAPP; this is encoded by the coding sequence ATGGAGCCTGCGTCTTTTGATGTGGCCATCGTTGGCGGCGGCCCCGCCGGTGCGGCGACGGCGCTGTCGCTGCGCGCCCACGCGCCATCGCTCTCTGTCGTCGTCATCGAAGCGTCGCGGTACGACACGCCGCGCATCGGCGAGACCTTGCCGCCTCTGGCGCAAACCATCCTTGAACACCTCGGCGTCTGGCAGCCATTCCGCGCCCAACCGCACCGCGAGGTGTATGGCACGGCGGCAGTGTGGGGCACGGCCAGGCCGCTCGACAACGACTTCATCTATACGCCGGCCAACGTCGGCTGGCATCTCGACCGCGCCGCCTTCGACCAGATGCTTGCGGGCGAGGCCGAGCGTTGCGGCGCGACGCTCATCCTCGGGGCCCGACTGCGCGACGCCGAACGCGTCGGCGACGAATGGCGGCTGGCGCTTTCGTCAGGCCGCCGGCTCGCGGCCCGATTCATTGTTGATGCCACCGGCGGCGTCGCCGCTTTCGCCCGTCGCTGCGGCGCACGTTTTGTTGACGCCGACCGACTCGTCGGCATCAGTCGCCTCTTTGATGGCGGCGGCGACGACCCGCGCGTTCTCGTCGAAGCCTTTGAGGATGGCTGGTGGTACACCGCCGGATTGCCTGGCGGGCGGCGCATCACTGCCTGCATGACCGACGCGGATATCGCCCGCCGCATGAGACTCAGCGATGCGGAGCGGTGGGGTCAGAAGCTCGCGACCATGCCGGCAGTCGGCGCGTTGTCGCGGGAGGGCAAGCCGTCTGGCCCGCTGGTCGTTCACTCCTCTGAGTCGCGCCGCCTTGAGCCGGCAGCGGGCGGCGACTGGCTGGCGGTCGGCGACGCCGCGTCGCGGTTCGACCCCCTCTCTTCTCAGGGCATCCTCAAGGCGCTGCGGTCCGGAATATTCGCCTCCTACGCAATCGGCGATTGGCTGACGCGAGGCGATGAGGCAGGCGTGCGCCGTTATCGCCGCTTCGTGCTCGCAGAGTTCAACAGCTACACCGAGACCCGCGCGAAATATTACCGCGAAGAACAGCGATGGCCCGCCAGCGAGTTCTGGCGTCGTCGGCATGCACTCGACGATCACGCGCCGCCGTAA